From one Opitutaceae bacterium genomic stretch:
- a CDS encoding class II fumarate hydratase, producing the protein MRTETDSMGTFLVPDGALYGASTQRAVENFSISGRRLPHAFIASLARIKAASARANETFGLLSSDKSRLIQQVAGEIEAGKWESQFPVDVFQTGSGTSTNTNMNEVISNRASQLTGHPLGSKNPLHPNDDVNLGQSSNDVIPSALHMSVALVLRDTLRPALIGLGSALEDRSTAFRGIVKVGRTHLMDATPLTLGQELSGYAAQASKAVARVDRAVAALAELAIGGTAVGTGLNTHARFGSEVCSILSATTGLRLREAENHFEAQACRDDIVEVAGQLTAVAAALTKIANDLRLLASGPRAGLQEIRLPSTQPGSSVMPGKVNPVMCEMLIQAALYAQGLCHVAALCGREGHFELNATLPLLAHCLHDSIHCLSNATRVFAERCVTGIEADEARCRELVDRSLMLATALNPHIGYDAAASVAKQAFQEGRTLRDVILSRGLLSEEAVDRVLDPGAMLTPRR; encoded by the coding sequence ATGCGCACCGAAACCGATAGTATGGGCACATTCCTTGTGCCCGACGGCGCTTTATATGGCGCCTCCACCCAGCGGGCCGTGGAGAACTTTTCCATCAGCGGGCGACGGCTTCCACATGCATTCATTGCCAGCCTCGCCCGAATCAAAGCCGCAAGCGCGAGGGCCAACGAAACCTTCGGCCTGCTGAGCTCCGATAAAAGCCGGTTGATCCAGCAGGTGGCGGGCGAGATCGAAGCTGGCAAGTGGGAGTCGCAATTTCCGGTCGATGTATTTCAGACGGGGTCTGGCACGTCGACCAACACGAATATGAACGAGGTGATCTCGAACCGGGCGAGCCAACTGACAGGACACCCCCTTGGATCGAAGAATCCGCTGCATCCGAATGACGACGTCAACCTTGGGCAGTCGTCCAACGATGTCATTCCTTCGGCCTTGCATATGTCCGTGGCGCTCGTTCTCCGCGACACCCTTCGTCCTGCGCTCATAGGACTCGGAAGCGCGCTGGAGGATCGCTCTACTGCCTTTCGCGGGATCGTGAAGGTAGGTCGCACTCATTTGATGGATGCGACACCCCTTACCTTGGGGCAGGAGCTATCGGGTTACGCGGCTCAGGCGAGCAAGGCGGTTGCACGGGTCGACCGCGCGGTCGCCGCCCTGGCGGAGCTGGCCATCGGCGGCACCGCCGTTGGCACGGGTCTGAACACGCATGCGCGCTTCGGCTCGGAGGTGTGCAGTATCCTATCCGCCACTACAGGCCTCCGCTTGCGCGAGGCCGAGAATCATTTCGAGGCGCAGGCCTGTCGAGATGACATCGTTGAAGTTGCAGGGCAGCTTACGGCCGTCGCGGCCGCCCTCACAAAGATCGCCAATGATCTGCGACTGCTTGCCTCGGGCCCTCGGGCCGGTCTGCAGGAGATCCGGCTTCCGTCGACCCAGCCGGGCAGTTCGGTCATGCCCGGGAAGGTGAATCCGGTCATGTGCGAGATGCTGATTCAAGCCGCGCTTTACGCGCAGGGCCTTTGCCACGTGGCCGCGCTTTGCGGCCGCGAAGGGCATTTCGAGCTGAATGCGACGCTGCCGCTGCTTGCGCATTGCCTGCATGACTCCATTCACTGCCTTTCCAACGCCACGCGGGTGTTTGCAGAGCGCTGTGTCACCGGCATCGAGGCGGACGAAGCACGGTGCAGGGAGCTGGTGGATCGTTCCCTGATGCTCGCCACGGCCTTGAATCCACATATCGGATACGATGCCGCGGCCTCAGTTGCGAAGCAGGCGTTCCAGGAAGGGCGCACGCTCAGGGACGTGATCCTGTCGAGGGGCCTGCTCAGCGAGGAGGCTGTGGATCGGGTCCTCGATCCCGGAGCTATGCTCACCCCGCGCCGGTAG